Proteins from a genomic interval of Apteryx mantelli isolate bAptMan1 chromosome 5, bAptMan1.hap1, whole genome shotgun sequence:
- the PDGFRL gene encoding platelet-derived growth factor receptor-like protein, with protein sequence MRLWVLLSLLLLHETLPHVIGHSAKSKRPKEPGENRIKPVSKKVKPKSPKMKEREPAGPSSKSQSILTQVMDKGRFQKLAATLSLSAGQSIELRCKGSNVSWSYPSYLDTFKDSRLSIKQLDRYGQLILTNSTAADTGEYSCWLQLCSGNKCRKDESKMASTYIFFTDKGELFVPTPSYFEIVYLNPDKPAVIPCRVTTPSAKVTLHREFPAEEIETDGANITYDVKKGFVYQHPTSDHKGIVYCKAESQGAPQISIKYHLLYVEVPKGPPSTTIAASSNRAEVSDSINVICTVLGDPDVDVNFSWQYPGQELERPVIIQNFWRLINRGTGHTTRISKSVIVIEDFEAKDAGNYICIAQNLQGETTVATKVELN encoded by the exons atGCGGCTCTGGGTGCTcctcagcctgctgctgctgcacgaGACGCTGCCGCACG TTATTGGACATTCTGCAAAGAGTAAACGTCCAAAAGAACcaggagaaaacagaattaaGCCTGTCAGCAAAAAAGTAAAACCCAAAAGCCCCAAAATGAAGGAGAGAGAACCTGCTGGCCCCTCTTCAAAATCCCAGTCCAtactgacacaggtgatggataAAGGTCGTTTCCAGAAACTAGCTGCCACTTTAAGTCTGTCTGCAGGACAAAGCATAGAACTGCGATGTAAGGGCAGTAATGTTAGTTGGAGCTATCCTTCATACTTAGACACCTTTAAAGACTCCAGACTCAG TATAAAGCAGCTTGACAGGTACGGGCAGCTGATCCTTACAAACTCCACTGCAGCAGACACAGGTGAATATAGCTGCTGGCTTCAGCTGTGCAGCGGTAACAAATGCAGAAAGGATGAGTCTAAAATGGCTTCGACATACATCTTTTTCACAG ATAAAGGGGAACTTTTTGTACCTACGCCCAGTTATTTTGAGATTGTTTACCTGAACCCAGATAAACCTGCAGTCATCCCATGCCGTGTTACTACTCCTTCAGCAAAAGTAACTCTACACAGGGAATTTCCAGCAGAAGAAATTGAAACAGATGGAGCTAATATTACTTATGATGTGAAGAAGGGTTTTGTTTACCAGCACCCTACTTCTGATCATAAAGGTATTGTCTACTGCAAAGCAGAGTCACAGGGAGCACCTCAGATTTCCATCAAGTATCATCTACTGTATGTGGAAG TTCCCAAGGGCCCACCCTCAACCACAATTGCGGCATCATCCAATAGAGCAGAAGTCAGTGACAGCATTAATGTAATCTGCACAGTCCTTGGGGACCCAGATGTAGATGTGAACTTCAGTTGGCAGTACCCAGGGCAAGAG TTGGAGAGGCCTGTGATTATCCAAAACTTCTGGAGACTGATCAACAGAGGAACTGGCCATACCACAAGAATCTCCAAGAGTGTTATTGTTATTGAAGATTTTGAAGCAAAAGATGCTGGGAACTACATTTGTATAGCTCAGAACCTACAAGGAGAAACAACAGTAGCTACCAAAGTTGAACTAAACTGA